In one window of Brassica rapa cultivar Chiifu-401-42 chromosome A07, CAAS_Brap_v3.01, whole genome shotgun sequence DNA:
- the LOC103831920 gene encoding uncharacterized protein LOC103831920 isoform X2, with translation MARRQLFQLQIFLVLAVLSLVIALKPVLVIARTEKPIDCEAKGQQLNQISYLRRNKMDPKITTRTRRLMNVVEINDYPGSGANSRHTRPYCPDC, from the exons ATGGCGAGAAGACAACTCTTTCAACTTCAAATATTCTTGGTTTTAGCTGTTCTGTCTCTTGTGATCGCATTGAAGCCTGTCCTAGTCATTGCAA GAACTGAGAAACCGATAGACTGTGAAGCCAAGGGACAACAACTGAATCAGATTAGCTACCTG AGAAGAAATAAAATGGATCCAAAGATAACAACAAGGACACGGAGGTTGATGAATGTTGTGGAGATTAACGATTATCCAGGATCAGGTGCTAACAGCCGCCACACTCGACCATACTGTCCAGATTGCTAA
- the LOC103831920 gene encoding uncharacterized protein LOC103831920 isoform X1: protein MARRQLFQLQIFLVLAVLSLVIALKPVLVIATGTEKPIDCEAKGQQLNQISYLRRNKMDPKITTRTRRLMNVVEINDYPGSGANSRHTRPYCPDC from the exons ATGGCGAGAAGACAACTCTTTCAACTTCAAATATTCTTGGTTTTAGCTGTTCTGTCTCTTGTGATCGCATTGAAGCCTGTCCTAGTCATTGCAA CAGGAACTGAGAAACCGATAGACTGTGAAGCCAAGGGACAACAACTGAATCAGATTAGCTACCTG AGAAGAAATAAAATGGATCCAAAGATAACAACAAGGACACGGAGGTTGATGAATGTTGTGGAGATTAACGATTATCCAGGATCAGGTGCTAACAGCCGCCACACTCGACCATACTGTCCAGATTGCTAA
- the LOC103831923 gene encoding geranylgeranyl diphosphate reductase, chloroplastic — protein sequence MATFALKSFTGLRQSPTDQITFVSNVPSSLSRSQRRTSLKVTASRASPKLANRSLRVAVIGGGPAGGAAAETLAQGGIETILIERKMDNCKPCGGAIPLCMVGEFNLPLDIIDRRVTKMKMISPSNIAVDIGRTLKEHEYIGMVRREVLDQYLRERAEKSGATVINGLFLKMDLPENWDSPYVLHYTEYDGKTGATGQKKTMEVDAVIGADGANSRVAKSIGAGDYDYAIAFQERIRIPDDKMTYYEDLAEMYVGDDVSPDFYGWVFPKCDHVAVGTGTVTHKGDIKKFQLATRNRAKDKILGGKIIRVEAHPIPEHPRPRRLSKRVALVGDAAGYVTKCSGEGIYFAAKSGRMCAEAIVEGSQNGKKMIDESDLRKYLEKWDKTYLPTYRVLDVLQKVFYRSNPAREAFVEMCGDEYVQKMTFDSYLYKRVAPGSPLEDLKLAVNTIGSVFRANALRREIEKLNV from the exons ATGGCGACGTTTGCGCTCAAATCCTTCACCGGACTTCGCCAATCCCCAACGGACCAGATAACTTTCGTCTCCAATGTCCCGTCGTCCCTCTCTCGCTCCCAGCGACGGACCTCCCTCAAAGTAACCGCATCAAGAGCCAGTCCCAAGCTCGCCAACCGCAGCCTCCGCGTCGCCGTCATCGGCGGAGGACCAGCAGGAGGAGCCGCCGCCGAAACTCTCGCTCAGGGAGGCATCGAGACGATCCTCATCGAGCGCAAGATGGACAACTGCAAGCCCTGCGGCGGCGCCATCCCTCTCTGCATGGTCGGAGAATTCAACCTGCCGCTGGACATCATCGACCGTAGAGTCACCAAGATGAAGATGATCTCTCCGTCGAACATCGCCGTCGACATTGGCCGTACGCTCAAGGAGCATGAGTACATAGGTATGGTGAGGAGAGAGGTTCTTGACCAGTACCTGAGGGAGAGAGCGGAGAAGAGTGGAGCCACCGTTATCAACGGTCTTTTCCTCAAGATGGATCTACCGGAGAATTGGGACTCGCCGTACGTGTTGCATTACACGGAGTATGATGGGAAGACGGGAGCTACGGGACAGAAGAAGACGATGGAGGTTGACGCCGTTATCGGAGCTGACGGAGCTAACTCTAGAGTTGCAAAGTCTATCGGTGCCGGAGATTATGACTACGCCATCGCGTTTCAG GAGAGAATCAGAATCCCAGATGATAAGATGACGTACTACGAGGATCTAGCTGAGATGTACGTCGGAGATGACGTGTCTCCAGACTTTTACGGGTGGGTTTTCCCTAAATGCGACCATGTAGCTGTTGGAACGGGAACCGTTACTCACAAAGGTGACATCAAGAAGTTCCAGCTCGCGACAAGAAACAGAGCCAAGGACAAGATTCTAGGAGGCAAGATCATCCGCGTGGAGGCTCACCCTATTCCCGAACACCCGCGTCCACGCAGACTCTCCAAGCGTGTGGCTCTTGTCGGTGATGCCGCAGGGTACGTGACCAAATGCTCCGGCGAAGGGATCTACTTCGCTGCAAAGAGTGGAAGAATGTGTGCTGAAGCCATCGTTGAAGGCTCACAAAATG GTAAGAAGATGATTGACGAGAGTGATTTGAGGAAGTACTTGGAGAAATGGGACAAGACGTACTTGCCTACGTACAGGGTGCTTGATGTGTTGCAGAAAGTGTTTTACCGATCTAACCCGGCTAGAGAAGCGTTTGTTGAAATGTGCGGTGATGAGTATGTTCAGAAGATGACGTTTGATAGTTATCTGTACAAGAGGGTCGCACCGGGTAGTCCTTTGGAGGATTTGAAGTTGGCTGTGAACACTATTGGGAGTGTGTTTAGAGCTAATGCTCTAAGGAGAGAGATTGAGAAGCTAAATGTTTAA
- the LOC103831921 gene encoding protein RKD2 codes for MVDHKLKEDKPFSFLTYSPSFDDHIALTFPSFDWEEELLPLHNNFVSQAFHLPTPSLSLPDLEPLSQDVLDSYSSAEQNRGEDDLDMNTKKRRLNREHNVRIISDVTTYTTFPASKALSMETISRYFYMPITQAAMELDVGLTLLKRRCRELGFRRWPHRKLMSLLALISNVKERQKMQGGEKAGIFKNAVEILEDERRRIEENPDLEFSDKTKRLRQACFKATHKMKKKNSLKSSEMSKPSCSSSGSVLSEEESVIEGVESDEEVKYLLCGFTNEFSGL; via the exons CGCGTTAACGTTTCCTTCGTTTGATTGGGAAGAAGAGCTTCTTCCTCTCCACAACAACTTTGTttctcaagcttttcatttgcCTACACCTTCTCTGTCATTACCTGACCTTGAACCCTTGTCTCAAG ATGTACTCGACTCATACAGCTCTGCAGAGCAGAACAGAGGCGAAGATGACTTGGACATGAATACTAAGAAGAGGAGACTCAACAGAGAACATAACGTGAGAATCATCAGCGATGTTACTACATACACAACCTTTCCGGCTTCAAAGGCATTGTCCATGGAGACTATCTCTCGCTACTTCTATATGCCAATAACTCAGGCAGCTATGGAGCTTGACGTAGGTTTAACTCTTCTGAAAAGAAGATGTCGCGAACTTGGTTTTCGCCGATGGCCTCATCGCAAACTCATGAGCTTACTAGCTCTTATTAGTAACGTCAAG GAGCGGCAGAAGATGCAAGGCGGAGAGAAAGCAGGAATATTCAAGAACGCAGTAGAGATACTTGAGGATGAGAGGAGGAGGATCGAAGAGAATCCGGATTTGGAGTTTAGCGACAAGACAAAGAGGCTGAGACAAGCTTGTTTCAAGGCTACAcacaagatgaagaagaagaatagtCTCAAGTCATCAGAGATGTCTAAACCCTCTTGTTCAAGCAGCGGCTCTGTCCTCAGTGAGGAGGAGTCAGTTATTGAAGGTGTAGAAAGCGATGAAGAAGTGAAGTATCTCTTGTGTGGTTTCACAAATGAGTTTAGTGGTTTgtga